Proteins co-encoded in one Astyanax mexicanus isolate ESR-SI-001 chromosome 1, AstMex3_surface, whole genome shotgun sequence genomic window:
- the col10a1b gene encoding collagen alpha-1(X) chain, translated as MDLQVTSVLLLLVALVGATPDRYYHVKKQPYPTKSHAVAGTPGIPGSPGDPGPQGPPGPPGPPGASGMGHPGPAGPPGPPGPSGYSSPGKPGNPGAPGKPGANGMPGDRGIPGAAGPQGARGAPGSPGSPGPAGFSAPGKPGPHGLPGAMGPRGEPGQKGLPGIPGAHGLKGEPGHGIPGSPGGPGPMGPVGQPGQPGQPGIGKPGATGFPGEPGKPGMPGRDGSPGPVGQPGLKGHTGAPGIGAPGKPGQNGSPGMPGPVGAKGPQGPAGQPGAPGLPGIGKTGAPGMPGDRGAPGSSGTTGQKGEPGPTGFTGQPGAIGPVGQAGPQGARGFQGEAGPAGPKGDPGMVGAPGPRGSKGEQGAQGYSGKPGIPGAAGPPGATGPLGHPGPKGEAGFTGAPGIPGASGPPGIKGHPGPQGMPGARGENGIPGARGQNGPVGPSGPQGPKGHPGLPGPPGPAGLTAKGISGPQGPPGIPGARGHDGLPGPAGPPGPPGPPGEIVYHHEKSMPIKSHEYEIMPLSHELVKAPVSAFTALLTSAYPSAGAPIVFSQTVYNGENHYDPQSGVFTCQIPGLYYFAFHMHVNGANALVALYKNSEPVLFSYDEYNKGFLDQLSGSAVLLLHAGDRVFVQVPDEQSNGIYADDNVHCSFSGFLIAST; from the exons ATGGACCTCCAAGTAACAAGTGTTCTACTTCTCCTCGTGGCTTTGGTCGGGGCAACACCTGATAGATACTACCATGTGAAGAAACAGCCCTATCCAACAAAGAGCCATG CTGTTGCAGGTACACCTGGCATCCCAGGTTCACCTGGTGATCCTGGCCCCCAAGGTCCACCTGGCCCCCCAGGCCCCCCGGGAGCAAGTGGAATGGGACACCCAGGACCAGCGGGGCCACCCGGACCACCCGGACCTTCTGGTTATTCTTCACCTGGAAAGCCTGGAAACCCAGGTGCTCCTGGAAAACCAGGTGCTAATGGAATGCCAGGAGATAGAGGAATTCCCGGAGCTGCAGGGCCACAAGGAGCAAGAGGAGCACCAGGATCTCCAGGCAGCCCAGGTCCTGCCGGCTTCTCTGCTCCTGGAAAGCCAGGACCACATGGACTTCCAGGTGCAATGGGGCCCAGAGGAGAGCCCGGACAGAAAGGACTCCCAGGTATTCCTGGCGCACACGGCCTTAAAGGAGAGCCAGGTCACGGTATCCCAGGAAGTCCTGGTGGCCCTGGTCCAATGGGTCCTGTGGGCCAGCCCGGTCAGCCTGGTCAACCAGGAATCGGAAAGCCCGGTGCAACTGGATTCCCTGGGGAGCCTGGAAAGCCAGGTATGCCAGGTAGAGATGGGTCTCCAGGTCCCGTGGGTCAGCCTGGGCTGAAAGGGCACACAGGAGCTCCAGGCATCGGTGCACCTGGTAAGCCAGGTCAGAATGGATCCCCAGGTATGCCCGGTCCAGTAGGAGCCAAAGGTCCTCAGGGTCCAGCTGGACAGCCCGGAGCTCCTGGTCTGCCAGGTATTGGTAAGACAGGAGCACCAGGAATGCCAGGAGATAGAGGTGCACCTGGTTCTTCAGGAACAACAGGACAGAAGGGAGAGCCAGGCCCAACAGGTTTTACAGGTCAGCCAGGTGCTATTGGACCTGTCGGTCAAGCTGGTCCTCAGGGTGCTAGGGGATTCCAGGGTGAGGCAGGTCCAGCAGGGCCTAAAGGTGATCCTGGTATGGTTGGGGCACCTGGTCCAAGAGGGTCAAAGGGAGAGCAAGGAGCACAAGGCTACTCAGGAAAGCCAGGAATCCCAGGGGCAGCAGGCCCACCAGGTGCTACTGGTCCACTGGGACACCCGGGTCCTAAGGGTGAGGCAGGTTTTACAGGTGCACCTGGTATCCCAGGAGCAAGTGGCCCTCCAGGTATTAAGGGGCACCCAGGGCCACAAGGTATGCCAGGTGCCAGGGGAGAAAATGGTATCCCTGGAGCAAGAGGACAAAATGGGCCAGTGGGGCCTTCTGGACCCCAAGGTCCAAAAGGTCATCCCGGTCTTCCAGGTCCTCCCGGCCCTGCAGGGCTCACAGCCAAAGGAATTAGTGGCCCACAGGGTCCTCCAGGAATACCTGGTGCCAGAGGTCATGATGGTCTCCCAGGCCCTGCTGGACCTCCTGGTCCCCCTGGTCCACCAGGTGAGATTGTTTACCATCACGAGAAGAGCATGCCCATTAAATCTCACGAGTATGAGATCATGCCTCTCAGCCACGAGCTGGTGAAGGCCCCAGTGTCAGCCTTTACGGCTCTACTGACCAGCGCATACCCTAGTGCAGGTGCTCCAATTGTCTTTAGCCAGACTGTATACAATGGAGAGAACCACTATGATCCTCAGTCAGGTGTGTTTACTTGCCAGATTCCAGGACTCTACTACTTTGCCTTCCACATGCATGTCAATGGCGCTAACGCATTGGTGGCACTTTACAAAAACAGCGAGCCAGTTCTGTTTTCCTACGATGAGTACAACAAAGGTTTCCTGGATCAGTTGTCTGGCAGTGCTGTCCTTTTGCTACACGCTGGCGATAGGGTGTTCGTTCAGGTTCCAGATGAGCAGTCCAATGGCATCTACGCTGATGACAATGTCCACTGTTCTTTCTCTGGATTCTTGATTGCCTCAACGTGA